The Amycolatopsis sp. DG1A-15b genome contains the following window.
CCGTCCGCGCCCAGGAACACCCGATCGGGTGAGATATGCCGCAGCTGCGCCAGCACGCTCTCGCCGAGGATCGCTTCGGTGGGGTGCCGCAGCCGGCCGCCGAGGACGATGAGGTCGATCCCGGAGAAGCCCGCGAGCTCGCGGATCGCCGTGACGCCGTTGGTCACCACGGTCAGCCCCTCGCGGTGGGCGAGGTGCCGGGCGAGCCTGCCGGTGGTCGTGCCCGCGTCGAGCAGCACCACTTCGCCGTCCTGGACGAGCGCGGCGGCTTCCCGGGCGATGGCGTCCTTGGCCGCCGCGTGCTCCCGGTCCTTCTCGAGGGGACTGCGCTCGGTGTCCAGCGCGCCGCCGTAGGTGCGGACGACGTGCCCGGCGCCGGCGAGCGACGCGAGGTCGCGGCGGATCGTCGACTCGGAGACGCCGAACTCTTCGGCCAGCTCCGCGATGCCGCCGGAGCCGTCGCGGACGGCCTCCAGGAGCATCGCGCGCCGATCACGGGTGCCTGGTCGCGGCTGGGGCATGCGCCGAGCCTTCCACAGTCACGGGTTTCAGCCCGAAGAACGCCAGCCCGGCGGCCACGGCGAGGAATCCGGCCAAGACGACGAACCCGGTGGTCGCGGTGCCGGTGACGTCGGTCAGCCAGCCGACCAGGTAGGGACCGGCGAACCCGCCGAGGTTGCCCAGCGCGTTGATCAGGCCCATCGCCACGGCGACCACTTCGAGGCCGAGGATCCGGCTGGGAATGGCCCAGAACGGCCCGTACGGCATGTAGACGCCGGTCGCCACGACGCAGAGCAGCCCCAGCTGCACGGCCGCCGGCCAGTGCCCGAGGTTGCCCAGCAGCAGCCCGGCGATCGCGACGAGCAGCGGCACCGTGACCGCGAGCCGCCGGTTGCCGGTCCGGTCCGACCAGTGCGCGCACGCGACCATCCCGGCCAGGGCGAGGACGTACGGCACGGCCGACAGGAAGCCGACGGAGGTGGCCGAGCCGCCGGTCATCGTCTTCACCACCGACGGCAACCACAGGCTGAAGCCGTAGAAGCCGGTGATCCAGAAGAAGTAGATGCCGATCAGCAGCAGCACCTGCCGGTTCGCCAGTGCCTGCCGGTAGCCCTGCTTGGCGAACGCCGGCTTCGCGTCTTCTTCGGCCTTCAGGGTCGTTTCGAGGTACTCGCGTTCCGCCGCGGAGATCCAGCGGGCCTGCGCCGGCCGGTCGGCGACCGCGAACCACCAGACGACCGCCCAC
Protein-coding sequences here:
- a CDS encoding DeoR/GlpR family DNA-binding transcription regulator encodes the protein MPQPRPGTRDRRAMLLEAVRDGSGGIAELAEEFGVSESTIRRDLASLAGAGHVVRTYGGALDTERSPLEKDREHAAAKDAIAREAAALVQDGEVVLLDAGTTTGRLARHLAHREGLTVVTNGVTAIRELAGFSGIDLIVLGGRLRHPTEAILGESVLAQLRHISPDRVFLGADGVVAGRGLCCPSLEQSVVKHAMLHAGGEAYVLADHSKLDQAPFSYWTPLDRDYRLITDEPKVDVVFPRFAQSVIVAGAPEIVGGAAHHE
- a CDS encoding MFS transporter; translation: MIPRKRWAYVIPVAVVMYMLAYLDRTNVAVILPYIGDDFPLSAGAKGLASGIFFVGYLVLQIPAAVLAAKWSARKTVLILMISWAFAAVLCGLVRNETQLHLARLLLGLFEGGVWPAVLILLASWFPQAERARANALWMTCLPISAILMSPLSGFMLDHMSWRWVFVLQGLPPLVWAVVWWFAVADRPAQARWISAAEREYLETTLKAEEDAKPAFAKQGYRQALANRQVLLLIGIYFFWITGFYGFSLWLPSVVKTMTGGSATSVGFLSAVPYVLALAGMVACAHWSDRTGNRRLAVTVPLLVAIAGLLLGNLGHWPAAVQLGLLCVVATGVYMPYGPFWAIPSRILGLEVVAVAMGLINALGNLGGFAGPYLVGWLTDVTGTATTGFVVLAGFLAVAAGLAFFGLKPVTVEGSAHAPAATRHP